CTGCACGATAGCTCTCACGAAGGCCATCGGCGTGACGGCGCGGGCGGGTCTGAGGAACGACGGGGGCGACATGGTGCAGCGGATCAGTCGTGGCGTGATTTGCAACCATTGTGGCGCCAATTGCGGCACGGCGAGGCGTAAGCTGCGATCTTTCGCAAGCGCCATCCAGCGCGGGTGGCATTGCGCGCAGACCCCTTCAGAGGAGACAAACCCCATGCACGATCCCGGCCTGAACTTCGACCTGGGCGACACCATCGACTCGCTGCGCAGCGCGATCCAGGACTTCGCCGCCAACGAAATCGCGCCCCGCGCTGCCGACATCGACCGCGACAACCTGTTCCCGCACGACCTCTGGCAGAAGCTCGGCGAGCTCGGCCTGCACGGCATGACGGTGAAAGAGGAATTCGGCGGCACCGAGCTGGGCTACCTGGCGCACATCGTGGCCATGGAAGAAGTCTCGCGCGCCTCGGCCTCGGTGGGCCTGTCTTACGGCGCGCACTCCAACCTGTGCGTGAACCAGATCCACCGCAACGGCAGCGACGCGCAGAAGAAGAAATACCTGCCCAAGCTGGTGAGCGGCGAGCACGTCGGCGCGCTGGCCATGAGCGAGCCCAACGCCGGCTCCGACGTGGTGAGCATGAAGCTCAAGGCCGAGAAGAAGAACGGCTACTACGTGCTCAACGGCGGCAAGATGTGGATCACCAACGGCGGTGACGCCGACACGCTGGTCATCTACGCCAAGACCGAGCCCGAGATGGGCGCGCGCGGCATGACGGCCTTCATCGTCGAGAAGAACTTCAAGGGCTTCTCCGCCGGCACCAAGCTCGACAAGCTCGGCATGCGCGGCTCCAACACCTTCCCGCTGTTCTTCGACAACTGCGAAGTGCCCGAAGAGAACGTGCTCGGCGGCGAAGGCCAGGGCGCGAGAGTGCTGATGAGCGGCCTCGACTACGAACGCGCGGTGCTTTCGGGCGGCCCGCTGGGCATCATGGCTGCATGCATGGACGCGGTGCTGCCCTTCATCCACGAGCGCAAGCAGTTCGGCCAGAGCATCGGCGAGTTCCAGCTCATGCAGGGCAAGCTGGCCGACATGTATTCGACCTGGCAGGCCACGCGTGCCTATGTGTACGCGGTGGGTAAGGCCTGCGACCGCAACGACCATGCGCGCACCTTCCGCAAGGATGCGGCCGGCGCCATCCTGTACTCCGCAGAGAAGGCGACTTGGATGGCCGGCGAGGCGATCCAGGCGCTGGGCGGCGTGGGCTACACGAAGGACTTCCCGGTCGAGCGGCTGTGGCGCGATGCCAAGCTGTACGAGATCGGCGCGGGCACGAGCGAGATCCGCCGGATGCTGATCGGCCGCGAGCTGTTCGCTGAAACGGCATAAGCTGTGTTTCTCCCTCCCCCTCTGGGGGAGGGCAGGGGTGGGGGCAAGCGGCATTCGATGAAGCACTGCGCTGAACATACGCCGCCTGCCCCCATCCCAGCCTTCCCCCAAAGGGGGAAGGAGCCAGGCAAGGAGACAAGGAAGGAAATGAGCATGACTGCTTCGTTGACCGAGAGCTACGGCAAGGGCGCCACCGACGTCCCCCTCATCGAACAACCCATCGGCGACTTCTTCGACGACATGGTCGCGATGCAGCCCGACCGCGAGGCGCTCGTCAGCCGCCACGAAGGCCAGCGCTACACCTATCGCGAGCTGCAGGCCGAATCGAACAAACTCGCCAGCGCGTTGCTGAACCTCGGCCTTGCGCCCGGCGACCGCGTGGGCATCTGGTCGCACAACAACGTGGCGTGGGTGCTGATGCAGATCGCCACCGCCAAGGTCGGCCTCGTCCTAGTCAACATCAACCCGGCCTACCGCACCTCCGAGCTCGAATACGCGCTCAACAAGGTCGGCTGCAAGGCGCTGGTGACGATGGCGCAGTTCAAGACCAGCGACTACCTCGGCATGCTGCGCGAGCTGGGTTCGAAGAAGCTGCCGCAGCTGGCACACACCTTCTGGATCGACAAACCCGGGCAAGGTGACGAGCAGCCCGGCTTGCAGCGCTTCTCGCAACTGCTCGCGAGCGGCGATGCCGGCGACCCGCGCATCGCACAGGTCCAGAAGACGCTGAAGGCCACCGACCCGATCAACATCCAGTTCACCAGCGGTACCACTGGCTTTCCCAAGGGCGCGACGCTTACGCACCGCAACATCCTGAACAACGGCTTCTTCATCGGCGAGTGCATGAAGCTCTCGCCCGCCGACAGGCTGTGCATTCCGGTGCCGCTGTACCACTGCTTCGGCATGGTGCTGGGCAACCTGGCCTGTCTTACGCACGGCTCGGCCATCGTGTACCCGAACGACGGCTTCGACCCGCTCACCGTGCTCGAGACCGTGCAGGCAGAGAAGTGCACCGGCCTGCACGGTGTGCCCACCATGTTCATCGCCGAGCTCGACCATCCGCGCTTCAAGGAGTTCGACCTGTCGACGCTGCGAACCGGCATCATGGCCGGCTCGCCATGCCCTATCGAGGTGATGAAGCGCGTGGTCAGCGAGATGCACCTGAGCGAGATCACCATCGCCTACGGCATGACCGAGACCAGCCCCGTGAGCTGCCAGAGCAGCACCGATACGCCGCTGGACCGCCGTGTGTCGACCGTGGGCACGGTGCAGCCGCACCTCGAAGTGAAGATCGTCGACCCCGAGACCGGTGCCGTCATGCCGAGCGGCCAGTCGGGCGAGCTGTGCACGCGCGGCTACTCCGTCATGCACGGCTACTGGGACGACGAGGCCAAGACCCG
This is a stretch of genomic DNA from Variovorax paradoxus. It encodes these proteins:
- a CDS encoding isovaleryl-CoA dehydrogenase; translation: MHDPGLNFDLGDTIDSLRSAIQDFAANEIAPRAADIDRDNLFPHDLWQKLGELGLHGMTVKEEFGGTELGYLAHIVAMEEVSRASASVGLSYGAHSNLCVNQIHRNGSDAQKKKYLPKLVSGEHVGALAMSEPNAGSDVVSMKLKAEKKNGYYVLNGGKMWITNGGDADTLVIYAKTEPEMGARGMTAFIVEKNFKGFSAGTKLDKLGMRGSNTFPLFFDNCEVPEENVLGGEGQGARVLMSGLDYERAVLSGGPLGIMAACMDAVLPFIHERKQFGQSIGEFQLMQGKLADMYSTWQATRAYVYAVGKACDRNDHARTFRKDAAGAILYSAEKATWMAGEAIQALGGVGYTKDFPVERLWRDAKLYEIGAGTSEIRRMLIGRELFAETA
- a CDS encoding AMP-binding protein: MSMTASLTESYGKGATDVPLIEQPIGDFFDDMVAMQPDREALVSRHEGQRYTYRELQAESNKLASALLNLGLAPGDRVGIWSHNNVAWVLMQIATAKVGLVLVNINPAYRTSELEYALNKVGCKALVTMAQFKTSDYLGMLRELGSKKLPQLAHTFWIDKPGQGDEQPGLQRFSQLLASGDAGDPRIAQVQKTLKATDPINIQFTSGTTGFPKGATLTHRNILNNGFFIGECMKLSPADRLCIPVPLYHCFGMVLGNLACLTHGSAIVYPNDGFDPLTVLETVQAEKCTGLHGVPTMFIAELDHPRFKEFDLSTLRTGIMAGSPCPIEVMKRVVSEMHLSEITIAYGMTETSPVSCQSSTDTPLDRRVSTVGTVQPHLEVKIVDPETGAVMPSGQSGELCTRGYSVMHGYWDDEAKTREAIDAEHWMHTGDLATMDGEGYVNIVGRIKDMVIRGGENIYPREIEEFLYRHPKVQDVQVVGLPDKKYGEELCAWIIVKPGQSATEEEVREFCKGQIAHYKVPKYIRFVSEFPMTVTGKIQKFKIRDAMTEQLGLSQEKTA